In a single window of the Streptomyces sp. NBC_00353 genome:
- a CDS encoding beta-N-acetylglucosaminidase domain-containing protein: MTPRPPRLTALGAVASLLVGGLLTAAPAAQAADSGRTDALRNAATGQRTPAITPTPQSVKTRSDRITISPTVTLVTGDTSDEPSVKVVEAALRRAGAQRIVRSDSPGRSGLTVHIGVSAALAHQHIEGPDALPADGYVLGIGADRIVLAGKDTTGTYYAAQTLRQILPRQNHPGAKVDGLAVRDWPGTALRGVIEGFYGTPWSHAARLDQLDYYGEHKMNIYVYSPKDDAYLRAKWRDQYPADQLAQIKELADRAVQRHVEFTYALSPGLSVCYSSDADAKALVDKFQTIWDIGVRTFAVPLDDISYTDWNCAADKEKWGTGGGAAGAAQAYLLNKVNKEFIATHPGAQPLQMVPTEYYNVSASAYKKALAEQLDPDVLVEWTGVGVIAPTMTVAQAKAARTVFNHPILTWDNYPVNDYVTNRLLLGPFNGREKGLPGELAGITANPMIQPYASKLSLYTVADYSWNDAAYDERASWLQGLKEYAGGDARTEKALRAFADINYSSALNKQEAPDLAAEFARYWKSGDAARLTSVLRDLGNTPDRLRSSLPDRGFIDDAGPWLDATEAWATATRTALGMVEAARAGKGAQAWEIRRQLPALVAEAKSFTYTGLDGRKVPVIVGNGVLDGFVDKANAEHDRIIGVSGRPTASTSLGTYQTNTVARMLDGDDSTYFWSDGAPAAGDQVTVDLGRAREIGDITLAMAKPGSAGDYLHDGVLEYSVDGQSWQQLTTFSGKPDVTATVPAGTKARYVRARATAGQTNWLVVREFSIELKDGAVAGGPPAATGSALRSAADGDPGTVYRAARAPEAGEALELGLGSARSVGSVTVLQPAGSDALADIQLRGADGTWHTVGELDGPYTRVNTTGRTADAVRLAWRAGSAAPQIAELVVG; the protein is encoded by the coding sequence GTGACGCCTCGCCCACCCCGTCTCACCGCGCTCGGCGCGGTCGCGAGTCTGCTCGTCGGTGGCCTGCTGACCGCCGCGCCGGCCGCCCAGGCCGCCGACAGCGGCCGGACGGACGCCCTGAGGAATGCCGCGACCGGCCAACGCACTCCGGCCATCACCCCGACCCCGCAATCGGTCAAGACCCGGTCCGACCGGATCACGATCAGCCCCACCGTCACCCTCGTGACGGGCGACACCTCCGACGAGCCCTCCGTGAAGGTGGTCGAAGCCGCACTGCGCCGCGCCGGCGCGCAGCGGATCGTACGGAGCGACAGCCCCGGCAGAAGCGGACTCACCGTCCACATCGGTGTCTCCGCCGCACTCGCGCATCAGCACATCGAAGGCCCCGACGCGCTGCCCGCCGACGGATACGTCCTCGGCATCGGCGCCGACCGCATCGTCCTCGCGGGCAAGGACACCACCGGCACGTACTACGCCGCCCAGACCCTCCGTCAGATCCTGCCGCGGCAGAATCACCCCGGCGCCAAGGTCGACGGGCTTGCCGTACGCGACTGGCCGGGCACCGCGCTGCGCGGCGTCATCGAGGGCTTCTACGGCACCCCTTGGTCCCATGCGGCCCGTCTCGACCAGCTCGATTACTACGGCGAGCACAAGATGAACATCTATGTGTACTCGCCGAAGGACGACGCGTATCTCCGCGCGAAGTGGCGCGACCAGTACCCCGCCGATCAGCTGGCGCAGATCAAGGAACTCGCCGACCGGGCCGTGCAGCGGCACGTCGAGTTCACCTACGCCCTCTCGCCCGGACTTTCCGTCTGCTACAGCTCCGACGCCGACGCCAAGGCGCTCGTCGACAAGTTCCAGACGATCTGGGACATCGGTGTACGCACCTTTGCCGTCCCGCTCGACGACATCAGCTACACCGACTGGAACTGCGCGGCGGACAAGGAGAAGTGGGGCACCGGCGGCGGTGCGGCAGGTGCCGCGCAGGCGTACCTCCTCAACAAGGTGAACAAGGAGTTCATCGCCACGCATCCGGGCGCCCAGCCGCTCCAGATGGTGCCCACCGAGTACTACAACGTCTCGGCTTCGGCCTACAAGAAGGCGCTCGCCGAGCAGCTCGACCCCGATGTCCTCGTCGAGTGGACGGGTGTCGGCGTCATCGCGCCGACGATGACCGTCGCCCAGGCCAAGGCCGCCCGCACGGTCTTCAACCACCCGATCCTGACCTGGGACAACTACCCGGTCAACGACTACGTCACCAACCGGCTGCTGCTCGGCCCGTTCAACGGCCGCGAGAAGGGGCTGCCGGGGGAGCTCGCCGGGATCACCGCCAACCCGATGATCCAGCCGTACGCCTCCAAGCTCTCGCTCTACACGGTGGCGGACTACTCCTGGAACGACGCCGCGTACGACGAGCGGGCCTCGTGGCTGCAGGGGCTCAAGGAGTACGCGGGTGGCGACGCCCGCACCGAGAAGGCGCTGCGGGCCTTCGCCGACATCAACTACAGCTCGGCCCTGAACAAGCAGGAAGCACCCGACCTGGCAGCCGAGTTCGCCCGCTACTGGAAGTCCGGCGACGCGGCGCGGCTCACCTCTGTGCTCCGTGACCTGGGCAACACCCCGGACCGCCTGCGCAGCAGCCTCCCGGACCGTGGGTTCATCGACGACGCCGGCCCCTGGCTGGACGCCACCGAAGCCTGGGCAACCGCGACCCGCACCGCCCTGGGCATGGTCGAGGCGGCCCGCGCCGGAAAGGGCGCGCAGGCCTGGGAGATCCGCCGGCAGCTGCCCGCACTCGTCGCCGAGGCGAAGTCCTTCACCTACACGGGCCTCGACGGCCGCAAGGTGCCGGTCATCGTCGGCAACGGGGTGCTGGACGGCTTCGTCGACAAGGCGAATGCCGAGCACGACCGGATCATCGGTGTGAGCGGCAGGCCCACGGCATCCACCAGCCTCGGTACGTACCAGACCAACACGGTCGCCCGGATGCTCGACGGCGACGACTCGACGTACTTCTGGAGCGACGGGGCCCCCGCCGCCGGTGATCAGGTCACCGTCGACCTGGGCCGGGCACGGGAGATCGGCGACATCACCCTCGCCATGGCCAAGCCCGGCAGCGCCGGCGACTACCTCCACGACGGCGTGCTGGAGTACTCCGTCGACGGGCAGAGCTGGCAGCAGCTCACCACGTTCTCCGGAAAGCCGGACGTCACTGCGACCGTCCCCGCCGGTACGAAGGCCCGCTATGTGCGGGCGCGGGCGACCGCGGGCCAGACGAACTGGCTTGTCGTGCGTGAGTTCTCCATCGAGCTGAAGGACGGTGCGGTGGCCGGCGGACCGCCCGCCGCCACCGGATCCGCCCTGCGCTCGGCGGCCGACGGCGACCCGGGCACCGTCTACCGGGCGGCGCGCGCGCCGGAGGCCGGTGAGGCGCTGGAGCTGGGGCTCGGCTCCGCGCGCTCCGTCGGGTCCGTCACCGTCCTGCAGCCGGCCGGGTCGGACGCCCTCGCCGACATCCAGCTGCGGGGCGCCGACGGAACCTGGCACACCGTCGGTGAGCTCGACGGTCCGTACACCAGGGTGAATACGACCGGTCGCACAGCTGATGCGGTACGTCTCGCCTGGCGCGCCGGGTCGGCGGCGCCGCAGATTGCCGAGCTGGTGGTCGGCTGA
- a CDS encoding TIGR03668 family PPOX class F420-dependent oxidoreductase yields MPALTSAEARERFAAARIAHLATTDAASRPHLVPVVFALDGDTVMLAVDHKPKRTVRLKRLANIAANPSVCLLTDHYEEDWDRLWWVRADGEARVLPSPDRFPEAARCVGLLTAKYQQYADRPPDGPVVEVSVLRWSGWRAS; encoded by the coding sequence ATGCCCGCTCTGACGAGTGCTGAGGCCCGGGAGAGGTTCGCCGCGGCCCGCATCGCCCACCTCGCGACGACCGACGCGGCTTCCCGCCCCCACCTGGTGCCGGTGGTGTTCGCCCTGGACGGCGACACGGTGATGCTGGCCGTGGACCACAAACCGAAGCGGACCGTGCGGCTGAAACGCCTGGCCAACATCGCCGCCAACCCGTCGGTCTGCCTGCTCACCGACCACTACGAGGAGGACTGGGACCGACTGTGGTGGGTGCGGGCCGATGGCGAGGCGCGCGTGCTCCCGTCTCCGGATCGCTTCCCCGAGGCCGCCCGCTGCGTCGGACTGCTCACGGCGAAATACCAGCAGTACGCCGACCGTCCCCCCGACGGGCCGGTGGTCGAAGTCTCGGTCCTGCGGTGGAGCGGCTGGCGCGCCTCGTGA
- a CDS encoding LLM class F420-dependent oxidoreductase yields MKFGVSTFITDQGIGPTSLGTALEERSFDSLFIAEHSHIPADRQTPYPGGGELPEMYYRTLDPFVALTAIGVVTERLLLGTGIALIPQRDPIITAKEVASLDLISGGRVIFGIGVGWNREEMRNHGTDPSTRGRLTDERLRAMRELWTSERAEFHGEFVNFDPVFAWPKPVQSPHPPIYVGGGEGAFPRVAQLGDAWLANSASPQELGPRIERLRALAEREVPVTVYAAPDDPGQIEGYIGLGVERLLLYLPTMPERETLEYLDRLAEVAAGYR; encoded by the coding sequence GTGAAATTCGGGGTATCGACCTTCATCACCGACCAGGGCATCGGCCCGACCTCGCTCGGGACCGCGCTCGAAGAACGCTCTTTCGACTCGTTGTTCATCGCCGAGCACAGCCACATCCCGGCCGACCGTCAGACGCCCTACCCGGGCGGTGGTGAACTGCCGGAGATGTACTACCGCACCCTGGACCCCTTCGTGGCCCTGACCGCGATCGGCGTGGTGACCGAGCGGCTGCTGCTGGGCACCGGCATCGCGCTCATCCCGCAGCGGGACCCGATCATCACGGCGAAGGAAGTCGCTTCGCTCGATCTGATCTCCGGCGGCCGGGTGATCTTCGGTATCGGTGTCGGCTGGAACCGTGAGGAGATGCGGAACCACGGCACGGATCCCTCGACCCGTGGCCGGCTCACCGACGAGCGGCTGCGGGCCATGCGGGAGCTGTGGACCTCGGAGAGAGCCGAATTCCATGGCGAGTTCGTGAACTTCGATCCGGTCTTCGCATGGCCCAAACCCGTACAGAGCCCCCATCCGCCGATCTACGTCGGCGGCGGCGAGGGTGCTTTCCCGCGGGTGGCGCAGCTCGGAGACGCGTGGTTGGCCAACAGTGCGTCACCGCAGGAGCTCGGTCCACGGATCGAGCGGCTGCGCGCACTTGCCGAACGAGAGGTGCCGGTGACGGTGTACGCGGCTCCCGACGACCCCGGTCAGATCGAGGGCTACATCGGTCTGGGCGTCGAACGGCTGCTGCTCTATCTGCCGACGATGCCCGAACGGGAGACGCTGGAGTATCTCGACCGGCTGGCCGAAGTGGCTGCCGGGTACCGCTGA
- a CDS encoding MBL fold metallo-hydrolase, protein MFFVDTMETAGLGNRSYLAGGRHSALVVDPPRDIDRVIAAAARRGVRIALVVETHLHNDYVTGGLELARVTGAAYLVPAAAPVSFDRVPVADGHTAPVDEGLTLRAMATPGHTPHHTSYVLEEDGRPVAAFTGGSLLIGSVGRPDLVEPRLTAVLARAQHASAHRLADELDDAVPVLPTHGFGSFCSSAQADGDTTTIGAERARNDALVKDVDTFVAELLAGLDDVPAYYAHMGPANAAGPDPVDLTPPARADAEQIARRLAAGEWVVDLRSRVAFAEGHVAGSFNFEGEGLLATYLAWLIPWGRPVTLLANSADDVAHAQRELARVGIGRPVAVATGDPRTWVRTTDELRSFRRSDFAGLAAARERGEQPVILDVRRDSERRAGAIAGSVHIPVHELPKRLHDVPDGKVWVHCAGGMRAAIAASLLDAADREVVAVDDGFAAAEAAGLTIAAPAVGAPDRTTGTAPAAA, encoded by the coding sequence GTGTTCTTCGTCGACACCATGGAGACCGCCGGCCTCGGCAACCGCAGCTATCTGGCGGGCGGGCGGCACTCCGCCCTGGTGGTGGACCCGCCCCGCGACATCGACCGGGTCATCGCCGCAGCGGCACGACGCGGCGTGCGGATCGCCCTGGTCGTGGAGACGCATCTGCACAACGACTACGTGACCGGCGGCCTAGAGCTGGCGCGTGTCACCGGGGCCGCATACCTGGTGCCCGCCGCCGCGCCGGTCTCGTTCGACCGGGTGCCTGTCGCCGACGGGCACACCGCCCCGGTCGACGAGGGCCTGACGCTGCGCGCGATGGCCACACCCGGGCACACCCCGCACCACACCTCGTACGTGCTGGAGGAGGACGGCCGCCCGGTGGCCGCCTTCACCGGCGGTTCGCTGCTGATCGGCAGCGTGGGCCGGCCCGACCTGGTGGAGCCCCGGCTCACCGCCGTGCTGGCCCGTGCCCAGCACGCCTCCGCGCACCGCCTCGCCGACGAGCTCGACGACGCCGTGCCCGTGCTGCCGACCCACGGCTTCGGCAGCTTCTGTTCCTCCGCGCAGGCCGACGGGGACACCACGACGATCGGTGCCGAACGAGCCCGCAACGACGCGCTCGTCAAGGATGTGGACACATTCGTCGCCGAGCTGCTCGCCGGGCTGGACGACGTCCCCGCCTACTACGCGCACATGGGCCCGGCCAACGCCGCAGGTCCTGATCCGGTCGATCTGACCCCACCCGCCCGGGCCGACGCCGAGCAGATCGCGCGGCGGCTGGCCGCGGGTGAGTGGGTGGTGGATCTGCGCAGCAGGGTGGCGTTCGCCGAGGGGCATGTCGCCGGTTCGTTCAACTTCGAGGGCGAGGGCCTGCTCGCCACATATCTGGCGTGGCTGATCCCCTGGGGCAGGCCGGTCACCCTGCTGGCGAACAGCGCCGACGACGTCGCGCACGCCCAGCGCGAGCTGGCCCGGGTGGGCATAGGCCGCCCGGTGGCCGTTGCTACCGGCGACCCGCGGACCTGGGTCCGCACCACGGACGAGCTGCGCTCGTTCCGCAGGTCGGACTTCGCGGGCCTGGCCGCGGCACGCGAGCGTGGCGAGCAGCCGGTGATTCTCGATGTCCGCAGGGACTCCGAACGCCGGGCGGGAGCCATCGCCGGGTCGGTGCACATCCCGGTGCACGAGCTGCCCAAGCGGCTGCACGACGTGCCGGACGGCAAGGTGTGGGTGCACTGCGCGGGCGGGATGCGGGCGGCGATCGCGGCGTCGCTGCTGGACGCCGCCGACCGTGAGGTCGTGGCCGTCGACGACGGGTTCGCCGCTGCGGAGGCCGCCGGTCTGACGATCGCGGCTCCGGCAGTCGGCGCACCCGACCGGACGACCGGCACCGCGCCGGCCGCCGCCTGA
- a CDS encoding rhodanese-like domain-containing protein produces MSLFRRGPGRVTPAEARRRTADGAAVLLDVRETSEWNAGRAPDAVHLPLSRLAAGQALPASASGRPVVVICRSGHRSRQAARILAGRGTDAVDVTGGMTAWAAEGLPVRNRHGAAGTVA; encoded by the coding sequence ATGTCCCTCTTCCGGCGCGGCCCGGGCCGCGTCACCCCGGCCGAGGCCCGTCGGCGGACCGCCGATGGTGCGGCGGTCCTGCTCGACGTACGCGAAACCTCCGAATGGAACGCCGGACGCGCTCCGGACGCCGTCCATCTGCCGCTCTCCCGGCTGGCCGCCGGGCAGGCTCTGCCCGCTTCGGCCTCGGGCCGCCCGGTGGTGGTCATCTGCCGTTCCGGCCACCGTTCCCGGCAGGCCGCCCGCATCCTCGCCGGACGCGGCACCGACGCCGTCGACGTCACCGGGGGCATGACCGCCTGGGCGGCCGAGGGGTTGCCCGTGCGGAACCGTCACGGAGCGGCGGGCACCGTCGCATGA
- a CDS encoding sulfite exporter TauE/SafE family protein gives MTTLILALVAGAVVGLALGGLGGGGSVLAVPALIYLLGFTPAAATTAALLIVIVTSLTGLVAHARDGHVRWRTGGLFAMAGIVPAAVSGALSVRIPAGVLTAAFAVLAVVAAVRMIRPRAPARCEATSAEEYAPDPADRTDAGRAVRAGAGLGSVTGFLGVGGGFLAVPALVTLLAVPMTAAVGTSLLVITVNSTAALATRLTTPTSLDWAVIAPFTAAAVLGAWDGKRLATKVSTAALQRIFGAALIAVALFMLVDTVV, from the coding sequence ATGACCACCCTGATCCTGGCCCTGGTCGCCGGTGCGGTGGTCGGTCTGGCACTGGGCGGGCTGGGTGGCGGCGGCAGTGTCCTCGCCGTTCCCGCACTGATCTATCTGCTCGGCTTCACCCCGGCCGCGGCCACCACCGCCGCTCTGCTCATCGTCATCGTGACCTCCCTGACGGGGCTGGTGGCGCATGCCAGGGACGGTCACGTCCGCTGGCGAACCGGCGGACTCTTCGCGATGGCGGGGATCGTGCCGGCAGCGGTGTCCGGGGCACTGTCGGTCCGGATTCCGGCGGGTGTGCTCACGGCGGCGTTCGCGGTGCTCGCGGTCGTGGCCGCGGTGCGGATGATCCGGCCGCGGGCGCCTGCGCGGTGCGAGGCGACTTCGGCCGAGGAGTACGCCCCGGACCCCGCCGACCGTACGGACGCCGGGCGGGCCGTGCGCGCCGGGGCCGGCCTCGGCTCCGTGACCGGGTTCCTCGGGGTCGGCGGCGGATTTCTCGCCGTGCCCGCGCTGGTCACGCTCCTCGCCGTTCCCATGACGGCAGCGGTCGGTACCAGCCTGCTCGTCATCACGGTGAACTCCACGGCCGCCCTGGCCACCCGGCTCACCACCCCCACCTCGCTGGACTGGGCGGTGATCGCCCCGTTCACGGCGGCGGCGGTCCTGGGGGCCTGGGACGGCAAGCGTCTCGCCACCAAGGTGTCCACTGCCGCACTCCAGCGGATCTTCGGCGCAGCACTGATCGCCGTTGCGCTCTTCATGCTGGTCGATACCGTGGTCTGA
- a CDS encoding metal-sensitive transcriptional regulator: MELDMAADELKSVLNRLRRAQGQLAAIIRMIEEGRDCEDVITQMAAVSRALDRAGFAIIATGLQHCMADDTAEPADRNQMRARLEKLFLSLA; encoded by the coding sequence GTGGAACTTGACATGGCGGCCGACGAACTGAAATCGGTCCTCAATCGCCTTCGCCGCGCTCAGGGCCAGCTTGCCGCGATCATCAGGATGATCGAGGAAGGCCGGGACTGCGAGGACGTCATCACGCAAATGGCAGCCGTTTCGCGCGCGCTCGACCGGGCGGGTTTCGCGATCATCGCGACGGGCCTTCAGCACTGCATGGCCGACGACACCGCCGAACCGGCCGACCGGAACCAGATGCGCGCCCGGCTGGAGAAGCTGTTCCTCTCGCTCGCCTGA
- a CDS encoding rhodanese-like domain-containing protein, with protein sequence MTSPASLSPTQAAARIGEFTVIDVRAPGEYASGHVPGALNIPLDRLDEALPALKAASARGSLLVVCASGVRSTRACDVLSAADIDAVTLSGGTSAWEGEGHGLDRPAGARATWPMERQVRFAAGSLVVAGLLAGRRFPAARWLSAGVGSGLVFSAVTNTCGMAAVLSKLPHNRAPRSAADFDATLDALQS encoded by the coding sequence GTGACCAGCCCCGCCTCCCTCTCCCCCACCCAGGCCGCAGCCCGGATCGGCGAATTCACCGTCATCGACGTGCGCGCCCCGGGCGAGTACGCCTCCGGGCACGTGCCGGGCGCGCTGAACATCCCGCTGGACCGTCTCGACGAGGCGCTGCCCGCCCTGAAGGCGGCGTCGGCCCGCGGCTCCCTGCTCGTGGTGTGCGCCTCCGGTGTCCGTTCCACCCGGGCCTGTGACGTTCTCTCCGCGGCGGACATCGACGCCGTCACACTCTCCGGCGGCACGTCGGCATGGGAGGGCGAGGGCCACGGCCTGGACCGCCCCGCCGGCGCCCGGGCCACCTGGCCGATGGAGCGTCAGGTCCGGTTCGCCGCCGGTTCGCTCGTGGTGGCCGGTCTGCTCGCGGGCCGGCGCTTCCCTGCCGCACGCTGGCTGTCGGCGGGCGTCGGCTCCGGTCTGGTCTTCTCCGCGGTGACCAACACCTGCGGGATGGCCGCCGTTCTCTCGAAGCTGCCGCACAACCGGGCGCCGCGCTCGGCGGCGGACTTCGACGCCACGCTGGACGCACTGCAGAGCTGA
- a CDS encoding alpha/beta fold hydrolase, whose amino-acid sequence MSSYRQPGVVLSDRHFTVPLDHTDPGGEQIELFGREAVARGKADEELPWLVYLEGGPGFGARRFVGTEAWLGRAVEEFRVLLLDQRGTGLSTPANRQTLPLRGGPREQADYLAHFRSDNIVRDCELIRPQLTGGAPWTVLGQSFGGFCAVRYLSAAPEGLKAVLITGGLPSLDAHADDVYRAAYPRIERKVAAHYARYPQDVERVREIAAYLAEHRPESAGHRLTPEGFQSLGIMLGGGNGSHQLHYLLENAFVRTPLGIELSDTFQEAMRTANSFAGHPLYALMHEAIYGQGKQPTDWAAERVRAEFPQFDVATALAGDGPVLLTGETIHPWHFEVDPALRPLRETAELLASRTDWPELYDPERLSANQVPVAAAVYHDDMYVDTEHALRTAASIRGLRTWVTNEFEHDGLRAGGPQVLDRLLALVRDDV is encoded by the coding sequence TTGAGCAGTTACCGGCAGCCCGGCGTCGTTCTCTCCGACCGTCATTTCACGGTTCCTCTCGATCACACCGATCCGGGCGGTGAGCAGATCGAGCTCTTCGGCCGGGAAGCCGTCGCCCGCGGCAAGGCCGACGAAGAGCTGCCGTGGCTGGTCTATCTGGAGGGCGGACCCGGCTTCGGGGCCCGTCGTTTCGTCGGTACAGAGGCCTGGCTGGGGCGGGCGGTGGAGGAGTTCCGCGTGCTGCTCCTCGACCAGCGCGGCACCGGCCTTTCCACCCCCGCCAACCGGCAGACGCTGCCGCTGCGCGGCGGCCCGCGCGAGCAGGCCGACTATCTCGCCCACTTCCGGTCCGACAACATCGTGCGCGACTGCGAGCTGATCCGGCCGCAGCTGACCGGCGGCGCCCCGTGGACCGTGCTCGGACAGTCGTTCGGTGGCTTCTGCGCGGTCCGATACCTGTCGGCCGCCCCCGAGGGGCTCAAGGCTGTCCTGATCACCGGCGGGCTGCCCTCGCTCGATGCCCACGCGGACGACGTGTACCGCGCCGCGTACCCACGGATCGAGCGCAAGGTCGCCGCCCACTACGCCCGCTACCCGCAGGACGTCGAGCGCGTCCGCGAGATCGCCGCGTACCTTGCGGAGCACCGCCCGGAGAGCGCCGGACACCGCCTCACGCCCGAGGGGTTCCAGTCCCTGGGCATCATGCTGGGCGGCGGCAACGGCAGCCATCAGCTGCACTACCTGCTGGAGAACGCCTTCGTCCGCACACCGCTGGGCATTGAGCTCTCCGACACGTTCCAGGAAGCCATGCGCACCGCCAACTCGTTCGCGGGCCACCCCCTGTACGCCCTGATGCACGAGGCGATCTACGGCCAGGGCAAGCAGCCCACCGACTGGGCCGCCGAGCGGGTCCGCGCCGAATTTCCGCAGTTCGACGTCGCCACCGCTCTGGCGGGCGACGGGCCGGTGCTCCTCACCGGCGAGACCATCCACCCCTGGCACTTCGAGGTCGACCCGGCGCTGCGCCCGCTGCGCGAGACCGCCGAACTGCTCGCCTCCCGTACCGACTGGCCCGAGCTGTACGACCCCGAGCGCCTCTCCGCCAATCAGGTGCCGGTCGCCGCGGCCGTCTACCACGACGACATGTACGTCGACACGGAACACGCGCTGCGCACCGCCGCGTCGATCCGCGGACTGCGCACCTGGGTGACGAACGAGTTCGAGCACGACGGTCTGCGCGCCGGGGGACCGCAGGTGCTGGACCGGCTGCTGGCCCTGGTCCGGGACGACGTCTGA
- a CDS encoding betaine/proline/choline family ABC transporter ATP-binding protein (Members of the family are the ATP-binding subunit of ABC transporters for substrates such as betaine, L-proline or other amino acids, choline, carnitine, etc. The substrate specificity is best determined from the substrate-binding subunit, rather than this subunit, as it interacts with the permease subunit and not with substrate directly.) encodes MIRFEQVSKVYPDGTTAVDGLSFEVGEGELVTLVGPSGCGKTTTMMMVNRLIEPTSGRILVDGEDIAQIDPVKLRRRIGYVIQQVGLFPHRTILDNTATVPSLVGWKRAKARERAAELLDLVGLDPKTYGSRYPAQLSGGQRQRVGVARALAADPPVLLMDEPFGAVDPVVRERLQNEFLSLQTTVRKTVLMVTHDIEEAVRMGDRIAVYGEGRIEQFDSPAAVLGTPATPYVARFVGADRGLKRLSVTTIEPDDLEEPPVARLDEPARTAAARLNDVDARWAVVLNGAGELHGWVAADALRTAGAHGTVGDLARRMDAWVPVGAPLKQAFSEMLQQDAGWVAVLDGARFLGVLTPAKLHEALRRSVDADARGVGRDEVQFDSVADA; translated from the coding sequence ATGATCCGGTTCGAGCAGGTCAGCAAGGTCTATCCGGACGGCACGACCGCGGTCGACGGACTGTCCTTCGAGGTGGGCGAAGGGGAGCTCGTCACGCTGGTCGGACCGTCCGGCTGCGGCAAGACGACCACGATGATGATGGTGAACCGGCTGATCGAGCCGACCTCGGGCAGGATCCTGGTCGACGGCGAGGACATCGCACAGATCGACCCGGTGAAGCTGCGCCGCCGGATCGGCTATGTCATCCAGCAGGTCGGGCTCTTCCCGCACCGGACAATCCTCGACAACACGGCGACCGTCCCCTCGTTGGTCGGCTGGAAGCGGGCGAAGGCGCGGGAGCGGGCGGCCGAGCTGCTGGATCTCGTGGGACTGGACCCGAAGACGTACGGGTCCCGCTACCCCGCCCAGCTCTCCGGCGGCCAGCGCCAACGGGTGGGCGTCGCACGGGCGCTGGCCGCCGATCCGCCGGTTCTGCTGATGGACGAACCGTTCGGCGCGGTCGACCCCGTGGTGCGCGAGCGGCTGCAGAACGAGTTCCTGAGCCTGCAGACGACGGTCAGGAAGACGGTCCTGATGGTGACCCATGACATCGAGGAGGCGGTCCGGATGGGCGACCGGATCGCGGTGTACGGGGAGGGGCGCATCGAGCAGTTCGACAGCCCCGCAGCCGTGCTCGGCACGCCGGCGACTCCGTACGTGGCCCGGTTCGTGGGTGCGGACCGGGGGCTGAAGCGGCTGTCGGTCACCACGATCGAGCCGGACGACCTGGAGGAACCGCCGGTCGCGCGGCTCGACGAACCCGCCCGGACGGCGGCGGCCCGGCTGAACGACGTGGACGCCCGCTGGGCGGTCGTACTCAACGGCGCGGGCGAACTGCACGGCTGGGTGGCGGCGGACGCACTGCGGACCGCCGGGGCACACGGCACGGTCGGGGACCTGGCCCGCCGGATGGACGCGTGGGTACCGGTCGGCGCCCCGCTGAAACAGGCATTCAGCGAGATGCTCCAGCAGGACGCCGGGTGGGTCGCGGTGCTGGACGGTGCCCGTTTCCTCGGCGTACTGACTCCGGCGAAGCTGCATGAGGCGCTGCGCCGGTCGGTGGACGCGGACGCGCGCGGGGTGGGGCGCGACGAGGTGCAGTTCGACTCGGTGGCGGACGCGTAG